In Asanoa sp. WMMD1127, one genomic interval encodes:
- a CDS encoding GntR family transcriptional regulator: protein MIAFRLDARSGVPTYLQLVNQVKHALRLGLLEPGDRLPTAAEVVAALAINPNTVLKAYRELEREGLVAARPGAGTFVQRTLGRVSAIDRARLRRQLVGWMRSAAEAGLDREDIDALVAAARLDAEAAA from the coding sequence ATGATCGCCTTCCGGCTCGACGCGCGGTCGGGCGTGCCGACCTACCTGCAGCTGGTCAACCAGGTCAAGCACGCGCTGCGGCTGGGCCTCCTCGAGCCCGGCGACCGCCTGCCCACCGCCGCCGAGGTGGTCGCCGCGCTCGCCATCAACCCCAACACCGTGCTCAAGGCCTACCGGGAGCTGGAGCGCGAGGGCCTGGTCGCCGCCCGGCCCGGCGCCGGCACGTTCGTGCAGCGCACGCTCGGGCGCGTCAGCGCCATCGACCGGGCCCGGCTCCGGCGGCAGCTCGTCGGTTGGATGCGGTCGGCGGCCGAGGCCGGCCTCGACCGGGAGGACATCGACGCCCTCGTCGCGGCCGCCCGCCTGGACGCGGAGGCGGCCGCGTGA